The Prosthecobacter fusiformis sequence GACCGGCCATCTTGGCATCGACGGTTTTCACCAAAGTATCATAATCCTGGACCTGGGTGACGAGGCCGGGTTCGAAATGCTCCCAATCCCGCTTGGGGTCGCTGGCACCATTGCCAAAGGAAGTCCAGTGCCCGAGAGAGGCGATGCCTAACAGCAGCACACCCATCATGGCGGAGACGGAACCGATGATGCGGTGTGATTTGCGGGAGCAAGCTGGCATTTTGCAAATCTAAGGCGGCGGAAAGAGTGGACGAGTAAAAATTGCGTAAATCACAAGAGCAGGAAAAGGCTTTATTTGCACTGCCACAGGCCTCCGAGGACGGTGCGGAGTACCCTCTATCAGCAGCATTCATGCAAGGCATGAACAAAATCCCCTTTGCGAACAGCCCCCTTGGCAGGTATGACTTCCGCCCCCGCCCAGGCGGCCTAACTTACCTTACAGACTGAAAATGAGCCAAAAAAGTGACTTCGGATTGATCGGCCTTGCCGTGATGGGCCAAAACCTTGTGTTGAACGTGGAAAGCCGTGGCTTCCAGGTTTCTGTTTTTAACCGCACCACCGCTACCACGGATGAGTTCATCGCCAAGCACCCTGGCAAGAAGCTCGTCGGAGCCAAGACCCTGGAAGAATTCGTCCAGTCCCTGGCCACTCCCCGGAAGATCCAGATCATGGTGAAATCCAACGCCGTCAAAGACAGCGACCGTGACGCCGTGGACGCCGTGATCGAGCAGCTCATCCCTCTCCTGGAGAAGGACGATATCGTCATTGACGGTGGCAACAGCTACTATTTGACCACCGAGCGCCGTGACAAATACTTGGCCGAAAAAGGCCTGCGCTTCATCGGCGCTGGTGTTTCCGGTGGTGAAGAAGGCGCCCGCAAAGGCCCCTCCATCATGCCTGGTGGCCCTGCCAGCACCTGGGAAGTGATGAAGCCGATTTTTGAAAGCATCTCCGCCAAAGTGGACGGCGAGCCTTGCGTGATCCACATCGGCACCGGTGGCGCTGGCCACTACGTGAAGATGATCCACAACGGCATCGAATACGGCGACATGCAGCTCATCTGCGAAGCCTATAACATCTTCAAGGCCGCAGGTTTCACCACCGACGAGATGGCCAAGGTCTTCAACGACTGGAACGAAGGCGACATGCAGAGCTACCTGATCCAGATCACTGGCAAGGCGCTCGAGCAGAAGGACCCTGAGACTGGCAAGTCCATCGTGGAACTCATCGTGGACAAGGCTGGCCAGAAAGGCACTGGCCAGTGGACACTTCTCAACGCCGCTGAAAACGCCGTCGTCATCAGCACGATCAACGCTGCTGTGGAAGCCCGCATCCTTTCTTCCAAGAAGAAGGCCCGCGTCGCCGCCAGCAAAGAATTGACCGGCCCAACAGTGAACATCACCACGGAGAAAGCCGAGCTGGTGAAGAAGGTGCATGACGCCCTCTACGCCTCCAAGGTCATCTCCTACGCTCAGGGCCTGGACCTGATCAAGACCATGGGCGAAGCGAAGAACTGGGGCCTGGACCTCGGTCGCATCGCCTCCATCTGGCGCGGCGGTTGCATCATCCGTGCCCGCTTCCTCAACAAGATCACCGATGCTTATCGTGAAAACGCTGAGCTGAGCAACCTCATGCTGGCCCCCTTCTTCAAGGACCTGCTGAGCAAGACCCAGCAGAACTGGCGCGAGATCGTCTCCCTGGCTACCCTCAACGGCATCCCGGTCCCGGCTTTCTCCGCCTCCCTGGGCTACTACGACAGCTACCGCGCAGAGCGCCTGCCAGCTAACCTGCTGCAGGCCCAGCGCGACTTCTTCGGCGCCCACACCTACGAGCGCACCGACAAGCCTGAAGGTGAATTCTTCCACACGGAATGGCCTGAGGTGATCGGGTAAGTTCGAATCATCTAAAGCGTGAAGGCGTTCCGCCCTCACCATGAGGCCAGGATGGCCTCACTCCTTGAAGGCGGCTGAGGCAACTCAGCCGCCTTCTTGCTGTCGTGATTAGACGTGCGCCGATGTTTTCTAAGAAAGACCGGCTCCATCCGTTCTGCTCTTCCCTCAGCCATGGGTGCTTCACATGACAGTTTTATCAAATATCCGCGCACCCCGCACCTCTTTGGTTCGAAGGGTACGGAGGACGACCGTCATCTGGGTGCAAAGGCATCGGCGGCTTTCATTGCTAATCCATCGCTGATCGTGGAAGAGAAGCTGGACGGCACGAATGTGGGCATCCATTTCACCACCCAAGGACGCATGGTGCTGCAATGCCGGGGACATGAGATCACCGAGGGCATGCATCCGCAGTATGACCTGTTCAAACAATGGACGGCCTACAAGAGGCCGGTCTTGGAGCAGATGCTTTCATCGCGTTACATTTTGTTCGGGGAATGGCTGTATGCCCGCCACAGCGTGGCTTATCTCTCCCTGCCGCATTACTTCTTCGAGTTCGATATTTATGACAAGGAAGAGTCGTGCTTCCTATCGCTGGCACGGCGTCTGGAGATGCTCGAAGGAACCGGGGTGCACACTGTTCCCGTGGTTCATCAGGGCGCAGCCAAGCCTGAGGTCCTGCTAGAAATGATCCAGGAATCTGCCTTTGAAGCTGTCTTTGACAATCCGCTGACGGGCAGGCCTGATGCACGA is a genomic window containing:
- the gnd gene encoding decarboxylating NADP(+)-dependent phosphogluconate dehydrogenase; this encodes MSQKSDFGLIGLAVMGQNLVLNVESRGFQVSVFNRTTATTDEFIAKHPGKKLVGAKTLEEFVQSLATPRKIQIMVKSNAVKDSDRDAVDAVIEQLIPLLEKDDIVIDGGNSYYLTTERRDKYLAEKGLRFIGAGVSGGEEGARKGPSIMPGGPASTWEVMKPIFESISAKVDGEPCVIHIGTGGAGHYVKMIHNGIEYGDMQLICEAYNIFKAAGFTTDEMAKVFNDWNEGDMQSYLIQITGKALEQKDPETGKSIVELIVDKAGQKGTGQWTLLNAAENAVVISTINAAVEARILSSKKKARVAASKELTGPTVNITTEKAELVKKVHDALYASKVISYAQGLDLIKTMGEAKNWGLDLGRIASIWRGGCIIRARFLNKITDAYRENAELSNLMLAPFFKDLLSKTQQNWREIVSLATLNGIPVPAFSASLGYYDSYRAERLPANLLQAQRDFFGAHTYERTDKPEGEFFHTEWPEVIG
- a CDS encoding RNA ligase family protein, with amino-acid sequence MGASHDSFIKYPRTPHLFGSKGTEDDRHLGAKASAAFIANPSLIVEEKLDGTNVGIHFTTQGRMVLQCRGHEITEGMHPQYDLFKQWTAYKRPVLEQMLSSRYILFGEWLYARHSVAYLSLPHYFFEFDIYDKEESCFLSLARRLEMLEGTGVHTVPVVHQGAAKPEVLLEMIQESAFEAVFDNPLTGRPDARMEGLYLRIEAEGKAIGRAKIVRPEFVEKVKQSEHWQHQKMVPNELAEGADIWL